The genome window TGGGTTCAGGAAGTCCCTGACCCAGTCACCAAGCAGGTTGATGACGAAGATAAGCGTTACCAGCACGACGCCAGGGAAGATGGTGATCCACCATGAGCCGGAGAAGATGTATTCGAAACCGGCGGTGATCAGCGATCCCAGGGAGGGCTTAGTGATGGGCATGCCCAGGCCCAGGAAGGACAGGGCCGCTTCGGACATGATGGCGTTGGCCACCTGCACCGTGGAGATGACCAGCACGGGCGACAGGGAGTTGGGCAGGATGTGCCGCCACATGATGCGTGCCTTGGATAGGCCTATGACCCGCGCCGCCTCCACATATTCCTTCTTGCGTTCGGCCAGCACGGATGCACGCACGGTACGGGCGTACTGCGGCCATTCGGCCAGGCCGATGATCAGGATCAGCAGGGGAATTGCGATCTTGTCGTAGCTGCCCACCCCGAACATGGTCTGGAAGATGGCCCCGATGAAGATGGCCACCATATAGGTTGAGAAGGAGAGCTGCACGTCCGCGATACGCATGAGGATGGTGTCCAGCTTGCGTATGTAGCCGGAGAGCAGTCCCACCACGATACCGATGAAGGCCTGCAGGCAGACAGCGCCGATGCCGATGATGATGGATACGCGCATGCCGTACAGGATGGTGGAGAACATGTCGCGGCCCTGGGCGTCGGTGCCGAGCAGGAACTTGGCGGTGCCTCCGGAGCTCCATACCGGGGGAAGCTCCGAATCCATGACGTCGATGGTGGACATGTCATAAGGGTTGTGCGGCGCAAAGAGCGGGGCACCGAAGGCGCTGAGCACCAGCACCAGGAGCACGGCAAAGCTGATGTAGGCCACCGGGTCGCGCAGGAAGCTGAAAAGGAAGTAGGATTCCTTGAATCGTTGCCATCTGGATCTCATCTACTTCCTCCCCTGAATTCGAACCATGGGGTTCACCAGACCGTAGACCAGGTCCACCACAGTGTTGACGATGACGAATATGAATCCCACCATGACCAGATAGGCGACCATCAGCGAGGTGTCGGCCCGTTCCACGGATTCGATGAACATGGAGCCCATGCCCTGCCACTGGAATACAGTTTCCGTGAGGATGGTGAAGGCGACCATGATGCCGAGTTGCACGCCGCCCACGGTGATGACCGGCAGCAGGGTGTTCTTGAAGGCATGCACCACCCATACCCGGCGGGGCTTGATGCCCTTGGCCCAGGCGAACTTCACGTATTCGGTTTCCAGCACTTCCATCATTTCGGAGCGGATCAGGCGGATGAACAGCGGCAGCATGATGGAGGAAAGCGCGATGGAGGGCATGATCAGGTGCCTGAGACCGTCCGCGGTGAACAGGCCGCTTTGCCAGCCCCAGAGGTCAACCGTTTCCCCGCGTCCGAAGGACGGCAGCCATCCCAGCTCGACCGAAAAGACGTAGATGAGCAGGATGGCCGTGAGAAATACCGGTATGGACACCCCGATGATGGAGGCCCCCATGACAAACCGTGATAAAAGATGTTTGGGCTTGATGGCGGCGTAGATGCCCAGAGGCACGGACAGGAGAATGATGATCAGGGAGCTGCACAGGACCAGCTCAATGGTGGCCGGAGCCTTGCTGACGATTACGTCCAGGGCGGGACGCTTGAAAAAGAAGGATTGTCCGAGGTCTCCCTGTACGGCGTTTTTGATGAAGCGCACGTATTGAACCATAAACGGGTCGTTGAGCCCGAGTTTTTCCCGGATTTCGGCGCGCTGGGCCGGGGTGACGCGTTCGCCCGCCAGATCTCGCACCGGGTCGCCGAAGTTGTGCTTGATGGCGAACCCGATGAACCCGATGATGAGCATGACCATCATGGCCTGGGCGATTCTTTTGACTGTGAATGCAAACATAGGTTGGCTTTTCCGTTCTACAGGGGTGAAAGGGGACCCCCCTGTGAGGGGTCCCCTTTTTTACAATTGAGCCAGAATGGCCTCCGCTACTTGATGACCAGGTCGCCGAAGTAGGGGAAGTTCATGGTGTTGACGATGGCCTCGGTGTTCATGTTGTCCTTGGAGGCCCATGCCAGGTTCTGCCAGTGCAGCGGGATGAAGGCGGCATCGTTGTAGAGGATGCGTTCGACTTCCTGGAGCTCTGCGGAACGTTTGGCCGGGTCGGTTTCGGACTGGGAGGCGACGATGAGTTCGTCAACCTTGGCGTTGCAGTAGTTGCCCGAGTTGTACTGGCCGTAGCCGGTTTCCTTGTTCGGGCACATGGTCAGGAATTCGGAGAAGTTGGCGGAGTCCTCGGTGTCGGAGTGCCAACCGATCATCTGAATGTCTGCGACCTGTGCGTCGAACTGATCCCAGTACTGGGCCTTGGGCATGGTCTTCAGGTTGACCTTGATGTTGATCTTGGAAAGCATGCCCACAACGGCTTCGGAGATCTTTTCGTCGTTCACGTAGCGGTTGTTGGGTGCGATCATGGTGCATTCGAAGCCGTTTTCATAGCCGGCTTCCTTCATGAGCTGCTTGGCCTTTTCCAGGTCATAGCGCGGGGTCAGTTCCTCAACATAACCGGCATAGCCCTTGGGACCCTGCTGGCCGGCCGCGGTGGCAAAGCCCTTCATGATCTTCTTGACGATGCCCGGGTTGTCGACGGCGTAGACCATTGCCTGGCGAACCTTGGCGTTCTTGAATTCCTCGCGGCGGTTCTGGTTCATCTGGAAGGTGATGATGCGTGCGCCGGGCAGGGTGGTCAGCTTCAGGCCCTTGGTGTCGCCGATGCGTTCCAGGTCGGTGGGCGGAACCGGCATGATGAAGTCGACGTCGCCGGAGAGCAGCGCGGCCACGCGGGAGGCGTCGTTCTTGATGGGAGTCAGGATGATTTCTTCCACGTTACCGGTGTTCTTGTCCCAGTAGTCCGCAAACTGGGTGAAGACCATCTTCACGCCCTGTTCGCGATGGGAAACCTGGTATTTACCGGTGCCGGACTCGTGTTCGTTGGCAAAGGAGGGACCGGATTTGACGATCTCGTCCTTGCCTTCATAGAACTTCTTGTCCAGGGGGAAAATGTAGGTGGCCATGGGCATGACCAAGCCGTAGGGCTTCTTGGTGATCAGGTCCACGGTGTGCTCGTCCACGACCTTGGCGCCTTCGAACGGCTCGAACAGGCCCTTGTAGTCGACGCTCTTCTTCAGTCGTTCCAGGGTGTAGACCACGTCTTCGGCGGTAAACGGATTGCCGCTGTGGAACTTGACGTCCTTGCGCAGGTGGAAGCGCATGGTCACGTCGTCGATCTGTTCCCACTTTTCAGCCAGGCGAGGTTCGAATTTCATGTCCTGGGTCCAGCGAACAAGCGGATCGAAGACCAGGTGGGAGTACTGGAGCATGCCGCCGGAAAGCTGGACATGGGGGTCCAGGGACACCGGGTCTGCGTCCATTGCCAGCTTCAGGGTCACCTTGCCGGCTTCTGCCTGCTTTGCCTCTTTCTTTTCTGCTTCGCCGCAACCGCTCAAAACCAGTGCGGAGAGGAGCATGGTTACGAGGATCAGCGGTTTGATCCCAA of Salidesulfovibrio onnuriiensis contains these proteins:
- a CDS encoding ABC transporter permease is translated as MRSRWQRFKESYFLFSFLRDPVAYISFAVLLVLVLSAFGAPLFAPHNPYDMSTIDVMDSELPPVWSSGGTAKFLLGTDAQGRDMFSTILYGMRVSIIIGIGAVCLQAFIGIVVGLLSGYIRKLDTILMRIADVQLSFSTYMVAIFIGAIFQTMFGVGSYDKIAIPLLILIIGLAEWPQYARTVRASVLAERKKEYVEAARVIGLSKARIMWRHILPNSLSPVLVISTVQVANAIMSEAALSFLGLGMPITKPSLGSLITAGFEYIFSGSWWITIFPGVVLVTLIFVINLLGDWVRDFLNPKLYKG
- a CDS encoding ABC transporter permease is translated as MFAFTVKRIAQAMMVMLIIGFIGFAIKHNFGDPVRDLAGERVTPAQRAEIREKLGLNDPFMVQYVRFIKNAVQGDLGQSFFFKRPALDVIVSKAPATIELVLCSSLIIILLSVPLGIYAAIKPKHLLSRFVMGASIIGVSIPVFLTAILLIYVFSVELGWLPSFGRGETVDLWGWQSGLFTADGLRHLIMPSIALSSIMLPLFIRLIRSEMMEVLETEYVKFAWAKGIKPRRVWVVHAFKNTLLPVITVGGVQLGIMVAFTILTETVFQWQGMGSMFIESVERADTSLMVAYLVMVGFIFVIVNTVVDLVYGLVNPMVRIQGRK
- a CDS encoding ABC transporter substrate-binding protein; translation: MKRFGFGIKPLILVTMLLSALVLSGCGEAEKKEAKQAEAGKVTLKLAMDADPVSLDPHVQLSGGMLQYSHLVFDPLVRWTQDMKFEPRLAEKWEQIDDVTMRFHLRKDVKFHSGNPFTAEDVVYTLERLKKSVDYKGLFEPFEGAKVVDEHTVDLITKKPYGLVMPMATYIFPLDKKFYEGKDEIVKSGPSFANEHESGTGKYQVSHREQGVKMVFTQFADYWDKNTGNVEEIILTPIKNDASRVAALLSGDVDFIMPVPPTDLERIGDTKGLKLTTLPGARIITFQMNQNRREEFKNAKVRQAMVYAVDNPGIVKKIMKGFATAAGQQGPKGYAGYVEELTPRYDLEKAKQLMKEAGYENGFECTMIAPNNRYVNDEKISEAVVGMLSKINIKVNLKTMPKAQYWDQFDAQVADIQMIGWHSDTEDSANFSEFLTMCPNKETGYGQYNSGNYCNAKVDELIVASQSETDPAKRSAELQEVERILYNDAAFIPLHWQNLAWASKDNMNTEAIVNTMNFPYFGDLVIK